Sequence from the Phragmites australis chromosome 6, lpPhrAust1.1, whole genome shotgun sequence genome:
taaaactacaagtattgtgctatttataacataaaactataagtactGTGcttagtaacacaaaactataagtattatgaACTAATTTCATATAAAACCCGATTTTTATTAGATTCACCTTAAAAATAGTCTtgtatttctccaaaaattatagaattttttgtacgtgtttcataatccatataCAATCAATTTTAATTAGATCCACTAAAAAAtctgtgtaaaatttaaactaaaatttttcaaaaaatctaCTTTTGTAACACTAACAACTGTTAGGGCCAAAGTAACTCaccttttcaccatataatctaggactgaaaataattttagaaaattaatgcatcatataagaagaatattagtgaatttttttcatattttaaggattttatttgagatcctaacaattattagaagttataaaagtagtttttggAGAATtatagtttaaattctacacagtttttttaatccaattaaaatacgTTGCATGTATTATACAACATGTAGAAAAGTTATAGGATTTTTGAGAACTATAAGACTATTTTTAGGTGtatctaattaaaatcagtTTTTGTATGAAATTAGTACACAATACTTATATTTTTGTGTTACTTAGACacaatatttgtagttttgtattataaatgatacaatatttatagttttatgcaATTTACTCATTATTATTTATGTCATATAAGTAATATGCAAAATTAAAATTGATTAATAATAACTGCCAAAAGCCATGTCTTTCCGGTCCTGGAAACAGCACCCTGAATAAAGTAACATAAATCACCAACCaccaataaaagaaaaaagaacaacgCTGTTCAATTAAAGAAAAACAGAAAGGCGAACTGCCACGGACCCGAGAAGTGAGTGCTGCCCCGTCAATGTCGCCGGGaagccaagaaaagcaaagCAAACCCTTTGGTTtctctttcctcctccacccctgGCTTCCTCCCCTTCCCATTTCTCCTCCAAATCGTTGCTCTTTTTAGTTTCTTTTGCTTGCACTCAGTTCCTGGAAAGAGAGGTTTGGAATCCGCTCCAAACAAATAGAAAGTAATCTCTTCCCTCTTTTTATGAAATAAAGAATAAAACACCAAGTTTAATTTTGTTATAAGTTGGTTATATAATCACTATGATTTGCGATGCTTACAAATGCATAGTTGGACTTGTGGTTTTCGTTCGAAATTATTCTAAGGTGTAATGCTTTCTAGCTAAAAATCTGTTATCACTCAGTTTCATACTTGCACATTTACAGAACCAGTAAAATGATGTAACTTGAACATACTAGTGCAGAGTATTTCCCTTTTTTAGTTCATTGAAGTGCTTTCTGGCTCTTCTGGAACTATAGTTTCCCCAGCAAGAGAGCTACAAAGCATTCAAATAATCGCCACCGATCTTTCACCTTCCTAACAGCGTTTCTGTACTCGTGCTTGGCCTTGACATTTTGTTTTCCTACACCTATGTGAAACTTGAGATTAAGCACTATAACTTTGTTGGTTAATTATGCTCTACTCAGATTATACTTTTTGTCATGGTCATCAGtcattttctctccttttttttgtcGCAAAGGGACTTTGTCATCTGTTGTTGGGTGATTGCTAATGTTCTTTTGTAAATAAAGTAGAATACTTTTGGTATGCTTCACTTTGTGTATTGCTGTCGTTAGAGATGTGTTTACCTGCAATTCTTCTTTTCAGTAATGATTAATTTGATAATAACTGGTGATCTGTTATGTTTTACTACTTCATCTGAACATTGAAATGCTTGGAACTTCAGACTGCTATTCCTGAATTCCTGCAACAAATGTTATTAACGCCCCTTATGTCTTCCATTGCAGGTACTCGCCCAGGATCAAGGAGATCAAGGTAATCAGACACAAGAAAGTGAGGAGAGCAAAGTTGTACTACCTGAAGCACAAACTTCCCCGTTTTTCAACCTTCAAGTAAAATCAGATATGCCGGCAGAAAATCTTCTCCCATTGCCATTTTGATTTTCCTTTGGCAAGCGAAATTCACTTATCCAAATCAGTACATTTCACTGTAATTATTAGGTTTCAAATGCGTAATAACAGTTCTTTTTGGCATATTTTGGCTTGCAGTGCAAATGTATTCTGTCCTCGGTGTACAAAATTCATACTAGGACTATtcttattatgaattttatccTTTATGGGAGACCTGGATTCTCAAGTACCTGTCTAACAGATAGTCAATATGTACGTATGTTGCTATCATGAAAATTAAAGGTTGTTATTAAACAGTAGGTCTGCGTTTTTATGGATTAGTAGTTGACACGATGAGTACTAATAAATTGGAGTTGAATTTCCCAACAGGACTGGTTGGTTTGTTGAACCATCTAGCGTATCCATTACCCCTCTAGTTTATGAAAGACTTCTATCCATGTCAAATGGCATCGGTGTTTCTGTGCTCATGACGTTGCTGCCACTGTTAGGCTTGCGCCACAGGAGAGTTCTGTCACTGGAAATTGCTTGCCGTGTTCTCCTACTGAAGAATCATTCATTTTCCCCAATCTGTCTTGAATTCTATTCTACCTGACAGCATCAAATATTCTGTTTACGTTTAGATCAAATTTCTTTAAAGCGACACCCCATCTCCTAATGGTGAAAATGATTGAGAACCTCATCTGGTAGCTATTAAAAATTGTATGAATTGCTACCATCAGTAGAAGACAGGTCACGCATGCTCCAATGGTTTGTCGAGGAGAACACAGAGCGAAACTGCTAATGTTTGTTTAATACTTCAATCAGGCAAGAATATTCTTCAGATCCAATTTTTTTGTACTTCCCATTTCGTACTGTATGACGATTTAAGAGAATCGATGCAATTCTTGTGGCACTGCAAGTACTGCAACTTCAACACAATCTTActattttcttatattttaatattttttagtgaTGATTTACTAATTGTGCTAAATAGCACACAAAAAACTTTGTAAACTCTTTTCATCAGAATTATTATTGAGTGAATGTTATAAAACTACAATTATTATGCTatttataacataaaactataagtattatgaACTAATTTCATATAAAACCCGATTTTCATTAGATTCACCTTAAAAAATAGTCTtgtatttctccaaaaattatataacttttttacgtgtttcataatccatatgcaatcAATTTTAATTAGACCTACCTAAAAAATCcttgtaaaatttaaactaaaattcttcaaaaaaatctacttttgtAACACTAACAACTGTTAGggaaagaaactcactttttcaccatataatctagaattgaaaataattttagaaattaatgcatcatataagaaaaatattagtgattttttttcatattttgagGATTTTATTTAAGGTCCTAACAATTAttaagagttataaaagtagtttttggagaattttactttaaattatacataattttttttgaatctaattaaaatacgTTGCATGTATTATGCAACATGTAgaaaagttctaggatttttaagaaatataagactattttttggGTGTATGTAATTAAAATCAGTTTTAGTGTGAAATTAGTACACAATACTTATATTTTTGTGTTACTTAGACataatatttgtagttttgtattataaatgatacaatacttatagttttatgcaATTTACTCATTATTATTTATGTCATATAAGTAATATGCAAAATTAAAATTGATTAATAATAACTGCCAAAAGCCATGTCTTTCCGGTCCTGGAAACAGCACCCTGAATAAAGTAACATAAATCACCAACCaccaataaaagaaaaaagaacaacgCTGTTCAATTAAAGAAAAACAGAAAGGCGAACTGCCACGGACCCAAGAAGTGAGTGCTGCCCCGTCAATGTCGCCGGGaagccaagaaaagcaaagCAAACTCTTTGGTTtctctttcctcctccacccctgGCTTCCTCCCCTTCCCATTTCTCCTCCAAATCGTTGCtttttttagtttcttttgCTTGCACTCAGTTCCTGGAAAGAGAGGTTTGGAATCCGCTCCAAACAAACAGAAAGTAATCTCTTCCCTTTTTTTAGTGCAGCAATTTGTTCATCTTGTGGCTTCTTTTCTGTGTGTTTCATCAGGTGGTTGCAATGGGAGGTAGCGGAGCGCTGATCTCGGTTTACCCGGAGGAGCTCACCTTCTTACGTATGTTCTGCGGAGTTCTTGAGATTTTTTATTCACATTACGATTTGTTGAACTTCCGTGGGTTTGCCCCGCGTTAAAATTCTCTTGCGTAGTTGAGCTGGACAAGCCGTGCTATTGCAATCTCAAGGTGGTGAACAACAGCGAGCACCATGTCGCATTCAAGGTCCATGGCCTTCCCATCTCTTGATGTTCGCCTCAGAATTTTCGCGTTGTATTTGGTGAAAAGTGGACAAGGCATGATCAAATTTATCCCATTCTTTTGCCAGGTGAAGACAACATCACCGAGGAAGTATTTTGTCCGGCCGAACGCGAGCATCGTCCAGCCGTGGGATTCTTGCACTATAACGAGTAAACACCTGCTTCTCCATGGTTCTGTTTAGGATTCTTCGTTTGGTTTTTGATGTGCAATTGTGTCTGTACCTGCGTTTCTATTTGGGGATATAGTCACACTCCAGGCACAGAAAGAGTACCCACCAGAAATGCAATGCAAGGATAAGTTCTTGATTCAGAGCACGAAGGTGGTTGCCAGTACTGATATGGATGAGATCCCCCCTGATACGGTAagcaaaaaatgcaaaaacGACTAATTTATAAGGTTTAGCGTTATTTTGTAACTACAGAGAAATGATATCCAAAACCATATGCCATCTTGTTGTATGGGTGCAGTTCAACAAGGAAGTTGATAAGGTAATTGAGGAAATGAAGCTTAAGGTTGTTTACACAATACCTAGTGGAGGCTCAGACGACTCTAGTGTGACATCTTCAGGAAACAGGAGCTTCAAAGCGGCGTCTGATGATCTGACGGTGAGATTGTGGTAGTCCTGTTGTACTATGTGTGGAACTTATGATTCACTTATAAACTTTCAGTAAATACACTTACTGTTGATCACATGTATACACCGTACTTTGCAGATGCTGAAGAATGCAAGCATTGATGAGGTAATACACTCTTATCCCAACAGCATTTCTCATTTTTACTGGGAAACTTGACCGAAGATACATGTTAGTTAAGATTTTCTTCTGATGAATTCAGAGAAGAAATAGTTCTGCCAACTTGAATATGACACGCTTGAAGCATTTATTATGACTCTGTAATGTTGTGTGGTGCATGAACAATCTGTTTCTTTACACATTGATTGTGCAGTGAGAGAATTGCTAATACTATACTGATATGCCACACAGATTTCCTTCTGCTGTTCTTAGATTCTTAAATGCAAGACACGCTTGTAAAGCGATATTGGGGTAATGACATACTGGCATtgattatataaaatttgtgaaGTGCAAGTCTGAGAATTAGGAAGCTTAAGATGTTGAAGCAATATGATTTGACAGTTGAAAGATCATAAAGTTTATCATGGGGAAAGGTACCTATAATTGGGAGGTCATGactgagagagggagggatgcCCAGAAGCCCATGAACATGTTGCCTTATGCACACTATGCACTGGGACCAGAATTTGGATCTCTTTTCTTGATCGAGATATTCCTAGTTTCCAgctaaaaaattagataaaattgGATCATCCCAAGTGAGTGCTTCATGAATATTCTCACTGTAACAGAAATCCTATACTTTTGTGATCAAGCTTGCACGAATAATAAAACACCCTTTGGGATACCTTTGTCATTATTTCGTAAGTTTCTCCTTTTGTTTTATTCAGATCCAGACAATTCAGCGCCtgaaggaagaaagagataACATGCTTCAGCAAAATCAGCAAATGCAACGTGAACTGGTACAGTATATCAAACTTCATTCACTTCATTTTCTTCCCATATTTTACTTGATCATGTTGACATTTGGACTTTGGtcctttcttatttttttgagCAATTTGGACATTGGCCGTTACATTAATGAAAGGTAAAATATGTAGTTGTTTGTGTTAAAAGATGTCTGACCTTTGAGCAAAATGCAAAAGAATTGTTTGGTCCTTGGTGTTTGACATATTTTATATTCTTGAAAATATATGGCTGATAATATTTTATCTCCAAATGTAAAATACAGAACACACATTTATGTTTTctgatagttttttttatttgattgtcTTATTATAGGTTAAGAAAAGTAGAATTCAAATGTGGCTGGCAATGGGTTCTGGGGATAGTGTTCTTTCCTCCTTCGTACGCTCATTTAAAGATAAATGACCGCAAAGTAACCAGATTGAGGTGTCATCTGCGGATGTGCCAAGCACACACAGTTTCTTTCACAAAATCCAATTACTTTCCACTTAACAATGAATAACTTTATGTTGACGTagctaagaaaatcaaagtagTTAGCCTGGCTGTAGTTTGTTCAGAAAACGTGAGGATGCGTGCGAAAGGTTCATTGCCTACAAGTATTTCTTGAATATAGAATACCCACTCACTAGCAATTAGCATGCAACATCCACTCTGCCCTGTTATGTTGAATTTTCTACTTAGAAGATCAAACTGTCGTTTCAGGATGTGCTCAGGAGGCGTAGGAGCCGCAAAGGTGACTCGGGCTTCTCCTTGACATTTGCTGCTTTTGCTGGGGTAATAGGTCTTCTGGTCGGGCTTCTGATGAGCCTCATCTTCTCTTCCCCACCGGCCACTGCTTAAGACACAAAGGTTGCAGACTAGAGAAGCAGTGTTCAGGATCGACATCAGGATGAGCTCGGTAAAAAGGATGGAAATTTCAATTCCAGTCTCCATTGTTATTCTGTTGTTCTTTAGGCTGTAGTTATGTGAAACGATAACGGGTCGCAATGATCCACCCGTGCTTGCTTCATCTTCCATTTGTATTTGCCCTTCGGTTGCAATCCTTTATGTATTTAGTTCGATATGTATCAGGACGAAAGCTGCAAGCAATCACCGATTGGAAATGTAAAGTGGAACTGATAGTAGTAGACTAGTAAATATCAAGGGAAAAGGCTGATGTCTACTACCTGATATCTATATACCAGATCCCTGATGGTGCTCCCTGGGAACTTGGGTCCTTTACTTCCAAGTTCCAAGTAGACTTCTTGCGCCTGATCCTTGTTTGGAACGTAGAGATTGTATGGAATTTTATCATAGATATCGAGAGAACTTGGTGGGTTTTAAACGGGCATGGTGCAGAGGCGCGCATGGAAGAAGAACTAATCCCAGGCGGCCAGGCCCAAATCTGCAAGTAGCAACACACAGAAAACCAGCAGGCACGAGCGCAGCCCATGATCCAGCACCCCGGCCAGCCACAGCCCATTGGCTGCCGATAATAGGGAAGCCCACGAAGCCGCGGAGCCCAGGACCGCAGCCGCACGGCACAGGGCCAAACGGCGGTTAGCCATCGCGCCGCGCGCCCCAACCCGGAACCACCCGCGTCGGCTACTCGCTTCGGCCGGCGCACGTCTCAGATTCCCAGCCCCCCATCACGCGGCCGCACCAGGGCTCGCCGGCTCTGCTACATCCTCAGTCGTAAGAACCGACGCCTCGAGCCACCGGATAGCCGTGCGCGGGCCGGCGGCGGGTGCGCTGTACTGAAACCGCCGGACGGTGACACCAGACCTGAAGCCGCCGGACCGGTGCACCGTACTAAACTACTACTGCTGATCACTGCCTTTTTGGCTGTGGCCCTGGTCACTGGTGGTGGCGCGACAGGGATTCCTGGAACCTAAGTAGCATGCACCAAGCTTCCAGGGCCATGCTTGATGCCTTCCCGTCCTGAACCAATGGATGCGCATGTGGCCTGCGGATCGCATGTGAAACAGACGTCATGTTTTTTTCCAGCTATGTGCGGGAGCCCCTTCTTCGTTTAGCGAAAGCATTCAGGACCACAGTTGATTTCGGCTGGCTGCCGAAAATTAGGCGGTCTGACTTCTGATGGGCAATGGCAACGCCTGGCTGTTTCATATGCGTTTTCGCCTGCCTTGCTGCACGCCTGTACACATGCTTTTGGTCGCTTGGAGATTGCTGCACAGAAGGTTTCAGAACGGAGATACGATGCACGGCTGCACACTGGTTCACCAATCCCGACTCCCCAGTGATCCGGTATCTCCATGCACCATTTCTAGGATGCCTGGGAGTAGGAGGAGCTGTCTGTATGAAACTTAGCATAACTGAAATTGCTACCTACCATTACCAACATGTGattgtgaatttgtgatatgATATTTGAATAATCTGATGTGCATGCACCAATGTTTCGGTGACATGGAAAGGCTTCCCATTCCTTAGAGAATAGAGACCGGTGCACTGCACTTTGCATACGCAGCGGCCACACCTAGGCATCTGCATTGCATGTGCGCTACCAAAGATCCCATGCCCTAGATGACTCAGCCGATTTATCGTGGATTTGCACGGAGAATCTTTTGGAGCACACGTTGCACTCTGTGGATCGAGATCTAAGGCCATATCCAGTAGGGTGCTTATAAAAAAACTGGTTTTTATTGCCACTTAGAATGAGTTTTCATAACATCTATGTTTTGTCAAACATCAATATTTGTTAGGTGCTTACGCATATAACTACTATCAATAAATACATTAAGCTCTCGATTAAGCATCTACAGAAATATGTTAGCATTGGGGAGAGGTGTTTTACATAGGTGCTTCACGCCGTGACTTTACTCAGGCACTTAGATCAGCAAATTAACAATATTATTGATGAggaatatataattaataatttaaattattattaGAAATACGATATAATTTAAGGATGGAATTTTCATTGTACATGTTGAAGGTACATCTAGCCTCTAagtgtgattttagtaattgatgacaatacctatgaactaaaaattatgttgagaattgatAGTTGGTTGTTCCATAGGAGATATCTAAGTGATAAAGTATGAATTTGTTGAGAAATGCtatgagatcaaaagatatgcatcgaTGTTATTGAgttctaagtgatgctcatgtaattaagaagaagctagagagaAAAAGACCTCGAAGTTTGAGGATGTTCTaaagaatattgacaataagcgTGAAGACTAAAGTtgcttatggagatcaagtaattaaaggtatgaaattatcaattgagttttatggactaatacatgtgctatgtgcttaagaGTAGGTTTGGATTATGTTCCATATGAAGACAAATATTCAATTGAGATATTCGATGTGCCGAGCTAGAAGAACAAGATTAAGATAAGTTTAGTGgataacttgtgtgcttgatgcttgcggttcatacctcgatggtgaaccggatgaagatgatatggAAAGAGAAGTCTTTCATacttggtgcatgggaagcaatcaagtgaatttCATTAGGCTTCTGAAAGATCAATAGAGGATCGTAATGGGAAGCAGGGGTGAACatcgtcatcaagctcaagtgaaaaattgatgacaagcctagaaGAAACTTCAGGACTCGGATGATATGTTCGTCAAGTCTAACAGGATGGCTAGTGTGCGGAACGATGATGTCCTAAGatggggtgaattaggacacttataaatctaaaacaaattagatctaaaaacttcacaagataaacctatatcaatttctatctcaatgtgatctagatttatttagtgtgtctagtctatcgctcaagaggattgcaacatactctatCAAGGTAATTTGCAAGTacgt
This genomic interval carries:
- the LOC133921640 gene encoding vesicle-associated protein 2-1-like, which translates into the protein MGGSGALISVYPEELTFLLELDKPCYCNLKVVNNSEHHVAFKVKTTSPRKYFVRPNASIVQPWDSCTITITLQAQKEYPPEMQCKDKFLIQSTKVVASTDMDEIPPDTFNKEVDKVIEEMKLKVVYTIPSGGSDDSSVTSSGNRSFKAASDDLTMLKNASIDEIQTIQRLKEERDNMLQQNQQMQRELDVLRRRRSRKGDSGFSLTFAAFAGVIGLLVGLLMSLIFSSPPATA